The Eublepharis macularius isolate TG4126 chromosome 7, MPM_Emac_v1.0, whole genome shotgun sequence sequence TTTCCCTACGTGGAGGCTCCACGTAGTTCTGTCAGCGTTGACCAAATCTCCCTTTGAGCCTTTGAGAGAGGTACCCTTGAAGTGGCTGAAATTAAAGACTCTTTTCCTAGTAGCCATTACATCAGCGAGACGAATTTCGGAACTTGGGGCCCTCTCCATCAAGCCGGGGCTGTGCGAGTTCCATATGGACAAGGTAGTCTTACGCACAGATCCCACTTTCTTACCAAAGGCTGTCTCCTCGTTTCATAGGTCGCAGGAGCTGAACTTACCATCCTTCTGTCCCACACCGGCACATCCAAAGGAGAAGGAGTGGCACACCTTGGATGTCCGCAGGGCTCTCAAGGTCTACCTGGTCAGGACCGAACCCTTCAGGAGGTCGGACTTCTTATTTGTCAACACATGCCCACCAAATGTAGGAAAGAAGATGTCAAACGCTACAATTAGCAGGAACATCCGTTCATGTATTGCAGAGGCTTACAAAGCTTGCAACAGAGACTTGCCTCAGGGCATCACAGCTCATTCCATTAGGAGCGCAGCGACAAATGCGGCCTTACACAACAACGCTTCAGTGGAAGaaatttgcagggctgcaacgtggtcgaaCATATCTACATTCGTTAGACATTACAAGTTAAACCTCTACTCTTCCTCCGACGCTGCCTTTGGAAGAAGAGTCTTACAACACGTGATGCAAGACGAGAACCTTGACCCGCCCTATCGagagtaactgctttgggagcacccaagatgtcctcctgcctcagagggagaacggacctttggacacttaccgtgaagggtccttctcctctgaggacaggaggacatcttgccctccctaggTTTCTCGCTCTTGCTAACCTGTTCACTTTTATCCTCACTGGTGTTACACAGTTCTCACTTTTTCAATGTTCTGTGTTATATTGTCCGTTTACTAAGCTCTCAGTTTTTTCTATTCCCTCTTAGTAGGGTCTCCCAGTATTTAGTGTGTTGAGACTGTTAACCTTCTTTTACTGCTGtttggagtcacccgaactggaaagcagggtgttccaggcaccaacaggaagaggaagaaaaaagaaaattcaacttcctgcctccctgattgggcaaaaggaaacacccaagatgtcctcctgtcctcagaggagaaggacccttcacggtaagtgtccaaaggtccgttcccaCCCATGTGGTTCTTATTATTCCTGATGAAGAACGCTTTTGCATCACCATCACTGTGTCACATCTTAGATTTAATCAAGGATAGGACTTGTAATGACTTAAGAGGGAAATTTCTCCCTCCAatactatttcctttttccatttcctgaaagcccccctagcctcttttcctgctacctTCTATCTACCCACTCTCCAGCCGTCTAACCTGTATCTGCTCCTTTGTCTTCAGCTAGCTTTCCCTTTCTCCTCCTAGCAAACTCTACTCGATTGTGTGGTGCTGCCTGGACtgggccagttgcacagtggAGAAATCACACAACTACCTATTTCCTCTTTACCttttcctggcaacccccatatcctcacttttccatgcttctttttctcctcctaCCTATCCAtccacctaccttttatctgccacacatattcagttttatttatttacttcatttataccctgcctttctccataaaAGGAACCCAGAATAGCTTACAtgattcttctccattttatctccataaCAATGCTGTGAGGAAAATTAAGTTGAGTCTataatgataataaataataactatgcttatatgccactcttctagacagattagtgcctcactcagagcagtgaacaagttagtgttattattatccacacaatacagctggggagctggggctgagaggagtggcttactcaaggccacctactaagctcatgacagtagttGGATTCGAACCAGTAGTGTGTTGATGATCCAAGTCTGAaattaatcactacaccacactagtttTTGTGGGATGGCTATTATTGAACATAGCAAGCAGCctgtcctgggtgagtcatgcaagtcaatcATATTgtatcaagttgcctggtggtttcTGCTACgcctggccccaataagtcctccctcaaagccaaaacagccccaggAAGGGCCCTACCCACTGCTTGTCACTGAGAGAAAACAAAGTTTGAATGCTGGCAATATtgtgtagttgcctagcaatggtaCTTTTGAAAACCTGGGCCTTTTTCAGTTTGTAGAAAGACCTGtgttgtttgttcatggctcagtctgcagatttaagtatccacagaactggtcatgttgagaattagatatattcatGATAGTTTTCAAATGGTTTAAGCATCACTTCTAACAAATTATGCTAAGACTTAGTCTTAGCTAATCTACACtggtttccaatttgtttccaggaacaattcaaggtgctagtgctTTAAAGCCTTATAAGGTTTGGGACTAACATGTCTGAAGGACCACCAACTCTGTTATGAACCTACCCagccactgcagtcatctttggagacTCAGGTGTCCCCCTTCTGAGACTAGGAAGGTGGCAACCTGTGAGAGGactttctcagtagtggcacTAAGACTTTGGAactttctccccagggagatttgcctgacCTCTtcggttgccatcttccaccagcaggtaaagacttttttgttttgcttggcattcccccAATCATTCCTCCCCATTCATgtccaatgttttaactgtttttattttttgtcttCATTTTAAGCCCTGGTTTTAAATTCTTTTAATTATATGCTTTgtgttaaaattatttatttaattatgtatttgtgtaggagccctgtggcgcagagtggtaagctgcagtactacagcccaaggtGTGCTCACGACCTGGCGGAatttgggttcaggtagccggctcaaggttgacttagccttccatccttccgaggttggtaaaatgagtacccagtttcctgggggtaaagtgtagataactggggaggcaatggcaaaccaccccataacaaaaagtctgctgaGAAAACGttatgtgatgtccccccatgggtcagtaatgactcaagtGCTCACAcagggaaaaacagggtttctcacctgtaactgttgatcgtcgagtctcttctgtgcagactcacattggggactgcgcaggcgcaggcctgccgcggaaaagatttttctagcttttagagatgtgaaggggacgttcggatccaccgcgcatgcgcgccggtgttcccgccaattttgaatgtatatatatccgaacgtccccggcattccctcagttcacctgagccgccggagaaccaACTAAGTTAACCAAGCACTCTCAgtggggtaggtgggagggaatgtgtgtctgcacagaagagactcaacgatcaacagttacaggtgagaaaccctgtttatcatcgtcgtccttctgtgcagccccacattgggagaataactagcatctcaccaatgggggcgggtgtgagtgtctactcgaacaaagaatgcaggacagccgtgccaacagctgattcacgccgtgcattcacgtccacagaataatgtttgataaaagtgtctgcagtggaccatgtcgcagcttggcagacgtcccggagcggcagtcctcgcaggaaggcagcagaagcagcttgcgctcgagtagaatgagcagtaaccaacaaggggcactggactccagcttgctgataacaaagtttaattgtagacacaatccagcgagagatggactgggcagaagcaggtgagcccttgcgagggccagagtaacacaaaaacagggcaggagatttcctgaaacatttggtgcgatgtaaataaaacaataaagcacgtttcaaatCCAATGTGTGTAGCGCCCGTTCCCCCCGGGACGAGGGTgtcggaaaaaaggaagggaggaccaccttttgctgcaggtgaaatttggagaccaccttgggtagaaattccatgctagtgtggagcatgaccgtaccagggaaaaactgcaggaagggagggtcacaccgcagggcagacagctccccaacacgcctagaggacgtgactgccaccagaaaggctaccttgcaaaggcaagggacaggtggacaggggctcaaagggccggagcatcagttgggagagtaccagggacagactccactgaggaatcggcggggccctaggagggaaggtcttgaacaggcccttcaggaactgcttgcaAAGCCAGTGCgtaaaaacggtcttcccatcaatctgctcatggaaagcagagatcgcagccatgtggaccttaatgctcgagaaggcaagaccctgtgagcacaaatccaggaggtagtccagaacgATAGGGAAGGGGCAatcaaagggagaaacccccttgggGGCCAACCACCTGGAAAAACGCGACCACTTTCTCTGGTAGGACAGCCTGGTTGATAGCTTCCGGGCATTCAGAATGACCTTAAGAACCTCCAAGGAGAGGCCTACCccggagcgcacaggagccaggcagctagactcagaactgccacattgtggtgcctgaTCCCGTCCCTGATTAATAGGTCCGGGGCAGGTGGCAGCGCTAGGCATcgtccctgtgaaagggagagtaagagagggaaccaatcctggcgaggccactgtggggcaatcaggatacagtgggtgttgaaggccctgaccctggagaggaccttgtgcatgagcgggaagggcgggaaggcataaaagagccctggggaccaaggaaTCTGAAAGGCATCCCCTAGCGAGTGACCGCCAATTctggcccgggagcagaacagcggggcctgcttgttgtgggccgtggcgaagaggtcgatgagtggtGTACCCCATGTGCGAAAGACTtggtggaggtaagccctgttgagggaccactcgtgttgaggcagaaacactctgctcagcgtgtctgccgcggtgttgagctccccggcaatgtgaacggccctgggaaggacgttgttgaccatggcccatttCCAGAAAGTcgtcgcttccctgcagagcttgagtgagaccgttcctccctgcttgttgaggtaatagcaggctgtggtattgtccgacaggacctgaaccctcctgttccgaatgacatctgcaaaagaagcaagggagtaacggatcgctctaagctctaagaggttaatgtgcatgtttgcctcagttggggaccagatgccttgggctgagagctgcccacagtgccctccccatcccaagttggaggcgtcagtaaagatggtgacctctgccaggaaagggccaaaaggacaaccctcgGACAAGTTCTCAGGGATAGTCCACCAGGCCAAGGAACGCTGTatcaccctggggatggagaaccTCTGATGCTGGCCCctagtgagggggttgtacctccggacgaaccagttttgcagaggcctcatatgcaggcgtgcgaaaaaaactacccctgtggtggaggccataaggcctagcaGTGTTTGAATCAGGATAGCAGTTTGAAAACGGTTGTGCAAGAAGTGACGGGCTAGGGAGGAAAGCCTGGTCAAGCGATCCGGGGGTAAGTAGGCCCTGCCCCGTGGCGAGTCGAAATGGACCCCTATAAATctaatggctgtgcccggagtTAAGATAGACTTATCCcgattaaccaccaagcccaacctagctaGCACAGATAAGGTGAGGGCAATATAGTCCCGGAGAGAGTCAGCcaagggtcccaccaggagccagtcatccaggtaagggtagataaagcatcccctggaccgtaaatacgccaccacggtggccatgcactttgtgaaaaccctgggtgcagaggccagcccaaaaggcaacgccgtatattcatatacagaattCCCATAGACAAACTGCAGATACTTTCTGTGGCCCTCagagatggagatgtggaagtaggcgtctttcaagtctagaatagctaGCCAGACACCTGCTTCCAAGAGCTCTATGACCCTTGTCAGGGTCAGCATTCGAAATTTCTCAACCTTCAAATAactgttgaggcccctaaggtccaaaatgggccgggaccctccatccttcttatctacGAGAAAGTATCTCGAgtagaatccccaaggggaagtagcgacattgaccacccagacagcacctttgttcaccaactccataacattattgtgtaaaacaacattccaacatggagaacaacggggagggagagaaaggggaggtgcatcagaaaataacaatttgtaaccatgggccacaatagacaggacccaagtgtcagaggtaacaagctgccaacagggcaaaaaaggccgaagcctgtccaagaactGGGCAGTAACGAGAGAGTCCTTGGAGGTCAACTGGGGAGCAtccaggcttagtcagaagacagaaGGCTTCTGCACGGAGGTCGATGGTTTAGGCAaggggggctgctgcctccccttggaccagccggagcgcctggaagaatgACGCTGCTGGGCTGAGTAGGATCGTTGgccataggactggcccgagaagaatcgcccttgacgctgctggtaaggctgataAGGGGTCTGGTGGGATCGGAACCGACCGTAACGATACCTCGGGCCCGACGGCTGTGCTGAAGGAGCAactcccagggacttggccgTTTGCTGGTTTTTCTTCATCAGAGAGAGGGACTCGTCCGTTTtttctgagaagagctggggcccctcaaacggaaaatcctccaccttcgccttcttctctggtggcagggccatggaccggagccaggcgtgtcgacgcaAGACCACCAAAGTCACCATCGCTCACGCCGCAGAGTTGGCGGCGTCCTTGCCCgccgtcatctgttgctttgacagcttcatagcctcagcctggagggccttaaccaggtggcgacgatcctccgggaggtcggagaggtaagaggacagccttttCCACAAGAATAAATTGTAGGACCCCATAATAGCTTGGAAATTTGCTATGCAGAATCCTAAGGAAGCGGACGAATAaagcttcctgcccatgccatccagcttcctgccttcccggtctgccggagccgaagaggaaccgtatcggaaccgagcctgaccttcctccgccacgatggaagagggcttagggtgaGTGAAAAGGTATGGGCAGTCGTCCTGTTTCAGGTGATAGTACCTTTCGACCTTCTTTGCCGTAGGCGGCAGGGATGCCGGTGTCTGCCAGAGCGCAAGAGCATTATCGACAAAGTCCTCCACAGGAGGGAACACCACCGAAGCGGGGGACCCTGAATACaacgcctccagcagcttgcttttaggcttggaggtcgtggaggcaacATCTATCTCCAGCGCAGCGGCAATCCTGACCATCTGTTCGGCGAACATTCTGTAGTCGTCATTTggggacgacgaacggagctcacccacggtgtcatccgggggaGGGTCAGAAGCCACATCTGAGGAGTAATCGGATGGGGaagccaggccctcttcatcctcggaatccgaaaattccgccggggtctgcgtcggaaccgaagccgGGCGTCCAGCCGGAGCCGATGGGCAAGGCCCAGGAACCAAGGGATGGAGTTGCACTCTAGCCGCAGGAGGAGCAGGCGCAGGTTGCACGAGTGGTTGAGCCGGAACGGAAGACAGCGGAACCGAAgggtgttgcaggaagggcacggactgctggaaccaggccacaaaatcctgccaggaggtcatgttcacTATCCCCGGGACAGGTTGCCAAGGAGGCAGAGGAGCGGACATCTGAGCAGGCCAGTGgtacggcgccggaaccgatgaGGTAGACTGCatcggaacggaggcctccgaaggcgccggggcggacggcagggaacgctcaaacgactgatacggttccgggaaaggcgggAATGGCACGTAATCCTCCGATGTTGTTGGAGGAGGCGTACAAGGAGGTGATGGGGTAtgaagactcaccacatcgtcatcAATCAGGACCGGTCTGGATGCCGTACCGGGCtgcacagtcggagccggggatgGCGCACGGCTCTTTGATTtcgacttggccttggcctttttaggtgggggctccgaagaagcctctgtgGACGAAGCTTTAGACGAGGGCTTCGATGACGCCTTCAACGAGGAACGCTTCTTAGCCTTCTGGCTAGAAGGGCGATccacggaaccggagtcagatcggccctccggaacgggttgccccgtcggttccgaggggagcggctccggCGATTTTCGAGACGGTGCCGGCGaaggagcggcggagcggggcctattgtcaggtccagactgctttcttgtatgcctatgcttaaccgactccattttaatcttttcagtgtgtaagtgctctcttccaggtgccaaggttcccaggcagctatctcacagaaaaggattgttttggctaccgacgttccaccaagaaccggccttgggagcttctcgctcttctgacttcaaaggggttgttttgagaactgtggggggaggttgggcctgctgtgatctgttactctgtacctcatgctttgcctgtcattggtaacaatgcatatgtaccatcctgggttttgtattcaggctcgtggactataatgaactaattcttcagtaaaaaccttttggaaacaatggactgttgtctaattgcaggaggtagtctggagtaagaacgttatctagccacaagtctgacattttgttaccaatccattttccaatgcctaagcctgatcagacggaatccaaagctgtcccggtcagggatcctttgtttgacccgtatgcctcccccggctctcaaggctcggactctcagatacctgcaccgagggagaataactcctcggttacaacgatctatacccttgcaCCAAGCAGGGCGGATACGCAGCCTCGGGCCACAGCTCTCCCGCTGCTgtcgctgcctaccccgacacagtggggtgcgagaccaagggaaacgagggataggagggccagcgcgatgttcacgcatttacagctggatagtcggcgtagcctggaatccatccccgagcaaaccggtgatcaaccttggctatattggaataggtcgaccgaacaatcggagtgggacacgtcccgccgtggcaccctgagttgggattatgcggaagtcgccccgtggtcggggcaacaagaagtaagtgagcaccagtgggtgcaactgcagagcagaacgatagccattgactcagggatttcggcaatcaccggcctgacaaaaggagttttagccgcgaggtcccaagaggagcgaggagacgagacacccttgccttggcagcaaacgctcaccacgggaTCGCGGACTGAAACTAGGCAAACCTCGCAGACTGCCggagctgctgagggagaagaaactatggatagagtgcagcttttggaaaacagactcataaatatggaagaaagtttggctagtgccgtccacctgctgtcagtgctagtggcgggggacagcGGTCGTAATCGGCCCGCTGgattaccagacatcagtcagagtTTGGCCAACCTTCAAACGCTCCTACCTCGGCCAGGGGGTCCTGTTCAACCCTGGCCgcagcagccaccagagacgggagatgaTGACTCGGTTACCGGAGAAGGACCCGGCCCAGATAACCCGTGTCCAGATGATGCCCATCCTGACCAACCGGTCAGACCAGGTGACGATgggaccagtggagggggtgatgGGCCGCAGCCGGgagatccctgtcccaccactCCTACCAACGGCGGGGGAGAACCGCTACAGCCGGCGGCCTCGcttctccctccaaccacgacgcaagcggaccagccggtagcccctccacctacaacgcaagcgaACCAACCGCCAAGCATACCAGGGACGGGACCAACGCCAGGGCCTCGAGGGGATACGGTACCTCTCCAACCCATTTCTCCCCATCCGCTACCATTACgaccggcccctcatcagccgctgCCTAGAGGGGAACCAGCACCCGTTCGGCCAACGCGACCTATCCCGAGAGGACTTCCCCAGCCGCGTCCGGGAGTGCCTCCACCGCGCCAGCCGCAACCGTACCAGCCGCAACCGCACCCGCAGCAACCTCTACCacagctgccgccagctccacgacaACCCCCTTTACAACTCGGCCcactcgatgtctatccaatgccggcgccggcccctcgacaagaccttccaatgggttgggtcaagttggatgctacgttcgatggggacccttccaaattgggattttttctagtacaagtagtgcaattttttaatcgttgggggcatcttttcggaagtgaagctagtcaaatcgaacatctggggtcacgtcttcaaggcaaagcagctgactggtatgtaggactgtataacgtgggggcccctgagttagatacactccaagggctggtagacgcaatccgagctcaatatgaggatcccctagaagaaaccagagcccgaacagaattgcaggctatcaggcaaggcagcatgtcggctagagactatgccgcaaaattccgacaactcgctgccaaatgcccaaggtgtgaggaatccaccaagattatcatgtttaaacagggtttaaaccctagattgctggacagagctttaatgcaagataatcctcctacactgttggggtggatacaattgacctgtgaagtagaaaaccgtctgatggaagttcgtttggtggagcaacaccaacaacctccgggccaaagacgctcctccactcctgctcgagggagccggggggctggctacgctatccgtggagcgagagatgctagatggcaacaaggattgtgtttgcagtgtggacaaagtggtcattttgcagcgcaatgtccttatcggcctgtgcaaagacctctgctccaactcagacgcccagcccccgctgcctacccggcgccaccgcgccctaccccagcccccagaacggcaagaggtaggggagcgccgagaagaaatccccctgagagggggctagaactggaagaagttatagAATATGATCCAATggcgatggcgggaggggagaatccagaaagcccctcctcgggaaacgaaatggatctgtcgtgaaaggacccaaacggcagatcaaacctcagtcagttccggttccgaaccgaccgtatgggtccatactcttcataccagtgactttagtgaattctgacagaaagatgcacatccaggtacaagccctcattgattcgggctgctctagagacattattgcaccagccttggtaaacggactagtactccctgtcaaagaattagacataccggtcattttcgagcaaatggatggcactaacatgaatccagtgactacagaaaccatgccaatcatcacaggcatgggacaacattgggaaaaaagatctttcgttattagtgccacagcaaagtaccccttgattctggggagccggtggttatgcgatcataacccctacatcaactgggcagagggaagcatcacatttacccatgagtcatgcaaaagtcatcggtgggatcaaaattggggaaaagatccgaccacaaccgaaccggctctcctctcccaggaagaaatcaacctaatacccaaacaatacagggcgtacacccaagccttcacagaagaagaagccaactcgttacctcctcacaggaggacagactgtgctgtggaaattttacctggcgcctcgctgcccaaaggccacctataccctatgagtcccaacgaaagagaggagctccgcaaattcatcgacctcaaccttcaaagaggatttattcggccagctaacagtccccatgcagcgccagtactttttgtaaaaaagaaagatgggggcttgagattatgcacggactttcgaggtcttaatgcggtctcttccagcaatgcctaccctattccgctcataagagatctactcaacgtcgtggctcaaggtaagatctttacgaaattagatttgaaagatgcttactttcacgttcgtattcgagagggggatgaatggaaaacagccttcaacacatcactcggccaatatgaatacttagttatgccttttggcctggccggagccccctcagttttcatgtccatgattaatgaggttctgcatgaattcctctataaaggtgtagtggtgtatctggatgatgtgttaatttattcagaaacggaAGAGGAACACGTCGAACTGGTAAagagagtcttaaccaccctcatgaataaccagttacctattaaactctccaaatgtgaatttcacaaaacggaactcacttacttgggctattgtatttctaaggagggtttgaaaatggatccaagtaaaatacaagcagcactaaattggcaaacccccacaacccgcaaagaattacaatccttcttgggctttgccaacttctatagagagttcattgcaaatttcgcccaaatcacactccccctaactgaactgttgaaaaccaaagataagggggaccaagccaaaaaaccaagtgcaaaactggcttggacggcggaatgccaaacggcgttcgttcaccttaaaacgcagtttgtatcagaacccgttctacaacaccccgacgacagtcgcccgttcatagtacaggtcgatgccagcgacacggcaattgggggtgtactgctacagcggggggcggatgaaaagctcaaaccctgcgccttcctttccagaaaattttcagaatcggaaaggaattggaatgtatgggagaaagaagcctttgctgtaaaagcggctctcactacctggagacattggttagaaggagcccgccatccgttcaaagtctggacggatcataaaaatttagaagccctgcgcagccctcgcaggctaaacgccaaacaactgagatgggcggagtttttctctaaatttgatttcacattgaacttcctccctgggaaaaccaacttcttggcggacgctctatcacgcatgccccaacacaaaagcaaaagggaggagacaatagacacagtcttctcacctacgcaattagggggcgtggtgacaacacgcagccgcaccacccgctttccccaacccgaccagggatggagagaaaaattaaaagctgaagtggaaaaggagggggaagatgtgccc is a genomic window containing:
- the SIRT5 gene encoding NAD-dependent protein deacylase sirtuin-5, mitochondrial isoform X1; amino-acid sequence: MENHECGRERMRCHSEQEGSGPVGQYHSLLLPQQAGRNGLTQALQGSDDFLEMGHGQQRPSQGRSHCRGAQHRGRHAEQSVSASTRVVPQQGLPPPSLSHMGYTTHRPLRHGPQQAGPAVLLPGQNWRSLARGCLSDSLVPRALLCLPALPAHAQGPLQGQGLQHPLYPDCPTVASPGLVPSLTLPFTGTMPSAATCPGPINQGRDQAPQCGSSESSCLAPVRSGVGLSLEVLKVILNARKLSTRLSYQRKWSRFSRWLAPKGVSPFDCPFPIVLDYLLDLCSQGLAFSSIKVHMAAISAFHEQIDGKTVFTHWLCKQFLKGLFKTFPPRAPPIPQWSLSLVLSQLMLRPFEPLSTCPLPLQGSLSGGSHVL